In Miscanthus floridulus cultivar M001 chromosome 5, ASM1932011v1, whole genome shotgun sequence, one genomic interval encodes:
- the LOC136454424 gene encoding uncharacterized protein, whose protein sequence is MAQINDNKRAPHFDGSNDSYWKAKMTTYIKSINRKIWKAVETKIEIADPETPIMAKEVLLQNNDIALSAIHDALDERKFDQIKNIKMANEVWKKLEESFEGTQAVKSAKAYILKEKFARFKMKDDESVPEIFHRLQVLINDLKALGEEVKDKDFSHKFLRCLPSRFGTFVTILVRSGLDTMTPNQVLGDVMTDDTYRDNNEKEKKNKEKKDEKKDDKKKSVSFKATTSSKGKVKQDTSSKDEGSFTRDDEKMTLFMKRFGKFMVKKGYRARRKKSSSKNKKEARKCFKCNSKDHFIAKCPYNVTMMMIARRARRTRRRIRKTR, encoded by the coding sequence atggctcaaatcaacgaCAACAAGAGGGCACCCCACTTTGATGGCTCAAACGATTCatattggaaggcaaagatgaccacctacatcaagtcaatcaataggaagatatGGAAGgcggtggagaccaagattgagatagctGATCCGGAGACTCCCATCATGGCCaaagaagtgctactccaaaacaatgatattgctcttagtgccattcatgatgcattggATGAGAGAAAATTTGAtcaaatcaagaacattaagaTGGCTAATGAggtatggaagaagttggaggaatcatttgagggcactcaagcggtgaagagtgcaaaggcatacattcttaagGAAAAGTTTGCacgcttcaagatgaaggatgatgagagtgtgccggagatattccataggcttcaagtgcttatcaatgatctcaaagcacttggagaagaggtgaaggataaggacttctcccataagttcttgagatgcttaccatcgAGATTTGGCACATTTGTCACTAtcctagtaaggagtggtttggacaccatgacaccaaaccaagtgttaggagatgtgatgaccgatgacacctaTAGAGATAATAATGAGAAGGAAAAAAAGaacaaagagaagaaagatgagaagaaggatgacaagaagaagagtgtgtcaTTTAAGGCcaccacatcatctaagggcaaagtCAAGCAAGACACATCAAGTAAAGATGAAGGCTCATTTACTcgggatgatgagaagatgactctctttatgaagagatttggcaaattcatggtgaagaagggctatcgtgcaagaagaaagaagtcatcatccaagaacaagaaagaagcaagaaagtgCTTCAAGTGCAATAGCAAGGATCATTTCATTGCGAAATGCCCATACaatgtgacaatgatgatgatagcaagaagagcaagaaggacaaggagaaggataagaaagacaagatga